From a single Brachyhypopomus gauderio isolate BG-103 unplaced genomic scaffold, BGAUD_0.2 sc85, whole genome shotgun sequence genomic region:
- the iftap gene encoding intraflagellar transport-associated protein isoform X1, which yields MMAGHGGSLLFNVTVLRGMARLQNNPGYVPYDQTITEALELFCNVPEQSYEQFMSTFTHLTPDNVMGACLNVLREHHTTSHGEMGRPNRNIMDSGVDAVYKRGSSPRGQGNTLSTDLEELEQDGRVPAGRLSHRATFPSHPPGKIPDNCVDDTQDKEEPLHSTEAVCVFPGEVEEDLSACTPSFCHYTLLDLSSAGLDHRTHTPLTECQSESDEVVPFSLDDNFDYDNVALHQKQPIQRCTSSSS from the exons ATGATGGCGGGGCATGGTGGCTCGTTACTCTTTAATGTCACT GTATTGAGGGGAATGGCCCGTTTACAGAATAACCCTGGTTATGTCCCCTATGATCAGACCATAACGGAAGCTCTTGAACTCTTCTGTAATGTTCCTGAGCAATCTTATGAGCAGTTTATGTCCACCTTCACACATCTGACCCCAG ACAATGTGATGGGGGCATGTTTGAATGTTCTTAGGGaacatcacaccacctcacatgGAGAAATGGGCAGACCAAACAGAAACATCATGGACAGTGGAGTGGATGCAGTGTATAAGAGAGGATCTTCCCCCAGAGGACAGGGGAATACACTCAGTACAGATCTGGAAGAG TTGGAGCAGGATGGGAGGGTTCCAGCAGGAAGACTTTCCCACAGAGCGACATTCCCCTCACATCCGCCCGGGAAG ATACCTGATAACTGCGTAGATGATACACAGGACAAAGAGGAACCCTTGCATTCCACCGAAG ctgtctgtgtgtttcctgGAGAGGTTGAAGAGGATTTGTCGGCCTGTACTCCGTCTTTCTGTCATTATACACTGCTGGATCTGTCCTCTGCGGGCTTGgaccacaggacacacactccactgactGAGTGCCAG AGTGAGTCTGATGAGGTTGTTCCTTTCAGTCTGGACGACAACTTTGATTATGACAATGTAGCGCTGCATCAGAAACAGCCCATCCAACGATGCACCAGTAGTTCATCTTGA
- the rag2 gene encoding V(D)J recombination-activating protein 2, giving the protein MSLQHLNAINCANLLQPGCSLLHLEGDVYLFGQKGWPKRSCPTGMFGVRIKQGELKLRAISFSNTSCYLPPLRCPAVCRLEASDVSPECYLIHGGRTPNNELSSSFYVLSVDSRGCNRKVTLRCQEKELAGETPRPRYGHTISVVHSRGKTACVLFGGRSYLPSTERTTENWNTVVDCPPLVYLIDLQFGCTSAHTLSELADGQSFHLALAREDCVYFLGGHILSTDCRPPRLFRLRVELLLGSPLLSCDILDDGLSLTSSIATPTGSAHEYIILGGYQSDSQKRMQCTYVALDDVGIHFESREPPQWSSEISQSRTWFGGSLEKGRALIAVPSEGNSASHDAYYFYQVSFQLEAEGEDANQTCSQESTEFEDSAPLEDSEELYFGREPHEMEYSSDREGDTYNEEDEEDESQTGYWIRCCLGCQVDMNTWEPFYSTELNRPAMIFCSRGEGGHWVHAQCMELSENLLLSLSQGNSKYFCVDHGGLPRQEKTPPRHTMPVKRVPIKAPHRKAPIMLKMTPAKKSFFRRLFD; this is encoded by the coding sequence ATGTCCCTGCAACACCTCAACGCCATAAACTGTGCAAATCTTCTGCAGCCTGGATGTTCCTTATTGCATCTAGAAGGTGATGTTTACCTGTTTGGTCAGAAAGGCTGGCCTAAGCGATCCTGTCCAACCGGCATGTTTGGTGTTCGCATCAAGCAGGGAGAGCTCAAACTCCGTGCCATCTCCTTCTCTAACACCTCTTGCTATCTTCCACCACTGCGCTGCCCAGCAGTCTGTCGGCTGGAAGCTAGTGACGTAAGCCCTGAGTGCTACCTCATTCACGGAGGCCGAACACCCAACAATGAGCTTTCCTCCAGCTTCTACGTGCTGAGTGTGGATAGTCGTGGATGTAATCGGAAGGTCACACTGAGATGCCAGGAGAAAGAGTTGGCTGGGGAGACTCCCAGGCCCCGGTATGGCCACACCATCAGTGTCGTCCACAGTAGGGGGAAAACggcatgtgtgctgtttggtgGCAGGAGTTACCTGCCATCTACTGAGAGAACCACAGAGAACTGGAACACTGTAGTGGACTGTCCACCCCTGGTGTACCTCATTGACCTGCAGTTCGGGTGCACTTCAGCACACACCCTCTCAGAGCTTGCAGACGGCCAGTCGTTCCACCTGGCACTGGCACGAGAGGATTGCGTGTACTTCCTGGGTGGCCACATCCTCTCCACCGACTGCCGACCTCCTCGTCTGTTCAGGCTGCGTGTGGAGCTTCTCTTAGGCAGTCCACTGCTCTCCTGTGACATCCTCGATGATGGTCTCTCCCTCACAAGCTCCATCGCAACTCCCACCGGCTCTGCTCATGAGTACATCATCCTCGGTGGCTACCAGTCCGACTCCCAGAAGCGAATGCAATGCACCTACGTTGCACTGGATGATGTGGGTATACACTTCGAGTCTCGTGAGCCACCACAGTGGAGCAGTGAGATTAGCCAAAGCCGCACCTGGTTTGGGGGAAGCCTGGAAAAGGGCCGAGCTTTGATTGCTGTTCCATCGGAGGGCAATTCAGCATCTCACGATGCATATTACTTTTACCAAGTGAGCTTTCAGCTGGAGGCAGAAGGAGAGGATGCAAACCAGACATGCAGCCAAGAGTCCACTGAGTTTGAGGATTCAGCTCCTCTAGAGGACTCGGAGGAGCTCTACTTCGGACGTGAGCCCCATGAGATGGAGTACAGCAGCGATAGAGAGGGAGATACCTACAAtgaggaggatgaagaagaTGAATCTCAGACTGGTTACTGGATCAGGTGCTGCCTTGGTTGTCAGGTAGACATGAACACTTGGGAGCCCTTCTACTCCACGGAGCTCAACCGGCCAGCCATGATCTTCTGTTCCAGAGGTGAAGGTGGACACTGGGTCCACGCTCAGTGCATGGAGCTCTCAGAGAACCTACTGCTTAGTCTATCTCAGGGCAACAGCAAGTACTTCTGCGTGGACCATGGAGGCCTTCCCAGGCAAGAGAAGACCCCACCACGGCACACGATGCCTGTGAAGAGAGTGCCAATTAAGGCCCCGCACCGCAAAGCCCCCATCATGCTGAAAATGACCCCTGCCAAGAAGAGCTTTTTCAGACGGCTGTTTGACTGA
- the iftap gene encoding intraflagellar transport-associated protein isoform X2, with product MARLQNNPGYVPYDQTITEALELFCNVPEQSYEQFMSTFTHLTPDNVMGACLNVLREHHTTSHGEMGRPNRNIMDSGVDAVYKRGSSPRGQGNTLSTDLEELEQDGRVPAGRLSHRATFPSHPPGKIPDNCVDDTQDKEEPLHSTEAVCVFPGEVEEDLSACTPSFCHYTLLDLSSAGLDHRTHTPLTECQSESDEVVPFSLDDNFDYDNVALHQKQPIQRCTSSSS from the exons ATGGCCCGTTTACAGAATAACCCTGGTTATGTCCCCTATGATCAGACCATAACGGAAGCTCTTGAACTCTTCTGTAATGTTCCTGAGCAATCTTATGAGCAGTTTATGTCCACCTTCACACATCTGACCCCAG ACAATGTGATGGGGGCATGTTTGAATGTTCTTAGGGaacatcacaccacctcacatgGAGAAATGGGCAGACCAAACAGAAACATCATGGACAGTGGAGTGGATGCAGTGTATAAGAGAGGATCTTCCCCCAGAGGACAGGGGAATACACTCAGTACAGATCTGGAAGAG TTGGAGCAGGATGGGAGGGTTCCAGCAGGAAGACTTTCCCACAGAGCGACATTCCCCTCACATCCGCCCGGGAAG ATACCTGATAACTGCGTAGATGATACACAGGACAAAGAGGAACCCTTGCATTCCACCGAAG ctgtctgtgtgtttcctgGAGAGGTTGAAGAGGATTTGTCGGCCTGTACTCCGTCTTTCTGTCATTATACACTGCTGGATCTGTCCTCTGCGGGCTTGgaccacaggacacacactccactgactGAGTGCCAG AGTGAGTCTGATGAGGTTGTTCCTTTCAGTCTGGACGACAACTTTGATTATGACAATGTAGCGCTGCATCAGAAACAGCCCATCCAACGATGCACCAGTAGTTCATCTTGA
- the iftap gene encoding uncharacterized protein iftap isoform X4, which yields MMAGHGGSLLFNVTVLRGMARLQNNPGYVPYDQTITEALELFCNVPEQSYEQFMSTFTHLTPDNVMGACLNVLREHHTTSHGEMGRPNRNIMDSGVDAVYKRGSSPRGQGNTLSTDLEELEQDGRVPAGRLSHRATFPSHPPGKIPDNCVDDTQDKEEPLHSTEGSMTNGWCPDESYSSCLCVSWRG from the exons ATGATGGCGGGGCATGGTGGCTCGTTACTCTTTAATGTCACT GTATTGAGGGGAATGGCCCGTTTACAGAATAACCCTGGTTATGTCCCCTATGATCAGACCATAACGGAAGCTCTTGAACTCTTCTGTAATGTTCCTGAGCAATCTTATGAGCAGTTTATGTCCACCTTCACACATCTGACCCCAG ACAATGTGATGGGGGCATGTTTGAATGTTCTTAGGGaacatcacaccacctcacatgGAGAAATGGGCAGACCAAACAGAAACATCATGGACAGTGGAGTGGATGCAGTGTATAAGAGAGGATCTTCCCCCAGAGGACAGGGGAATACACTCAGTACAGATCTGGAAGAG TTGGAGCAGGATGGGAGGGTTCCAGCAGGAAGACTTTCCCACAGAGCGACATTCCCCTCACATCCGCCCGGGAAG ATACCTGATAACTGCGTAGATGATACACAGGACAAAGAGGAACCCTTGCATTCCACCGAAG GTTCAATGACAAATGGCTGGTGTCCAGATGAATCCTACAGCAG ctgtctgtgtgtttcctgGAGAGGTTGA
- the iftap gene encoding uncharacterized protein iftap isoform X3 codes for MMAGHGGSLLFNVTVLRGMARLQNNPGYVPYDQTITEALELFCNVPEQSYEQFMSTFTHLTPDNVMGACLNVLREHHTTSHGEMGRPNRNIMDSGVDAVYKRGSSPRGQGNTLSTDLEELEQDGRVPAGRLSHRATFPSHPPGKIPDNCVDDTQDKEEPLHSTEGCFNRSKLSVCFLERLKRICRPVLRLSVIIHCWICPLRAWTTGHTLH; via the exons ATGATGGCGGGGCATGGTGGCTCGTTACTCTTTAATGTCACT GTATTGAGGGGAATGGCCCGTTTACAGAATAACCCTGGTTATGTCCCCTATGATCAGACCATAACGGAAGCTCTTGAACTCTTCTGTAATGTTCCTGAGCAATCTTATGAGCAGTTTATGTCCACCTTCACACATCTGACCCCAG ACAATGTGATGGGGGCATGTTTGAATGTTCTTAGGGaacatcacaccacctcacatgGAGAAATGGGCAGACCAAACAGAAACATCATGGACAGTGGAGTGGATGCAGTGTATAAGAGAGGATCTTCCCCCAGAGGACAGGGGAATACACTCAGTACAGATCTGGAAGAG TTGGAGCAGGATGGGAGGGTTCCAGCAGGAAGACTTTCCCACAGAGCGACATTCCCCTCACATCCGCCCGGGAAG ATACCTGATAACTGCGTAGATGATACACAGGACAAAGAGGAACCCTTGCATTCCACCGAAG GTTGCTTTAACAGGTCCAAG ctgtctgtgtgtttcctgGAGAGGTTGAAGAGGATTTGTCGGCCTGTACTCCGTCTTTCTGTCATTATACACTGCTGGATCTGTCCTCTGCGGGCTTGgaccacaggacacacactccactga